The following coding sequences are from one Candidatus Nitrohelix vancouverensis window:
- a CDS encoding ATP-binding cassette domain-containing protein, producing MPKTLIEITNAQVCVNGTHVLHDFNWTMHDSQNWAIVGNNGAGKTTFMKLIFGELIPMHGGEVSWFGVRGLRPLAEIREQIGFVSAEFQERYEPNILSWQVVASGLFQSIGLYGPVGAEQKTEALQWMDFLGIAHLSGNNFHQLSYGEARRVLLARALVNQPRLLILDEPCSGLDIPTRELFLDTLSRLSRSETRIVYVTHHIDEIMPLISHVLYIKDGKVFLQGEKESMLESESISRALGCQVTVQKNSGRFWITDSQRPAKGH from the coding sequence ATGCCTAAAACACTGATAGAGATCACCAACGCCCAGGTCTGCGTGAACGGAACCCACGTCCTTCATGATTTCAACTGGACCATGCACGACTCGCAGAACTGGGCCATCGTCGGCAATAACGGAGCGGGTAAAACCACCTTCATGAAATTGATATTCGGCGAATTGATCCCCATGCACGGCGGCGAGGTCTCCTGGTTTGGAGTGAGAGGACTGCGCCCGCTGGCGGAAATTCGCGAACAGATTGGTTTTGTCTCCGCCGAATTTCAGGAACGTTACGAACCCAATATCCTGAGCTGGCAGGTCGTCGCCTCCGGCCTATTCCAATCCATTGGATTGTACGGCCCCGTCGGGGCCGAGCAAAAAACGGAAGCCTTGCAATGGATGGATTTTCTCGGCATCGCGCATTTGAGCGGAAATAATTTTCATCAACTCTCTTACGGCGAAGCGCGCCGCGTCCTGCTCGCCCGCGCTCTTGTCAACCAGCCCCGCCTGCTGATTCTCGATGAACCCTGCTCCGGCCTCGACATACCGACCCGCGAACTCTTTCTCGACACCCTCTCCCGATTGTCGCGCTCCGAAACCCGCATCGTCTACGTCACGCATCACATCGACGAGATCATGCCGCTGATCTCCCATGTCCTTTATATCAAGGACGGGAAAGTCTTTTTACAGGGCGAAAAAGAGAGTATGCTGGAAAGCGAATCGATTTCCAGAGCCTTGGGTTGCCAGGTGACGGTGCAAAAAAATTCCGGGCGATTCTGGATCACAGACAGCCAAAGACCTGCGAAGGGACACTGA
- a CDS encoding tetratricopeptide repeat protein, translating into MKQLLAVALFIVLTVFHSSTAHAISAEEWFLKGNTLSQKGQFDEAIAAYDKSIKLNPSATVVHINKGLAFKKKKNYEGARLSFEKAVELEPQNMEARFLLGNAYNFLERWEDAIAQLNIVVHRIQNDAEAHGNLGWAFFNYDKQPPFKLLTLINLEKAVELFEEQNLKEAAASTKDLLAEARRRFNYKR; encoded by the coding sequence ATGAAACAACTCCTTGCCGTTGCTTTATTCATCGTTCTAACAGTTTTTCACAGCTCCACAGCGCACGCAATCAGCGCCGAAGAATGGTTCTTGAAAGGCAACACGCTGAGCCAGAAAGGACAGTTCGACGAAGCCATCGCCGCATACGACAAATCCATCAAGCTCAACCCTTCCGCCACGGTCGTTCATATCAACAAGGGATTGGCCTTTAAAAAGAAGAAGAATTACGAAGGCGCGCGCCTGTCTTTCGAGAAAGCCGTGGAACTGGAACCGCAAAATATGGAAGCCCGCTTCCTGCTCGGCAACGCCTATAATTTTCTGGAACGCTGGGAGGACGCCATCGCCCAGCTCAACATCGTCGTGCATCGAATCCAGAACGACGCAGAGGCGCATGGCAACCTGGGATGGGCTTTTTTCAACTACGACAAGCAACCGCCCTTCAAATTGCTCACCCTGATCAATTTGGAAAAAGCGGTCGAATTGTTTGAAGAACAAAATTTGAAGGAAGCCGCCGCCTCGACCAAAGACTTGCTCGCCGAGGCGCGACGTCGCTTCAACTACAAACGCTGA
- a CDS encoding M18 family aminopeptidase, with translation MNKTKEAPYAQSRQLLSFINSAPTPFHAVSALVQLLKPRGFVELKEGEAWSLKKGGRYYVIRNGASIAAFTIGMRTPEETGFHIIGAHTDSPNLRLKPNPEYQKSGYVQLGVEVYGGALLASWTDRDLSLAGRVVHRSSDGIREGLLRFDRPMLRIPQLAIHLNREVNDKGLLLNRQLHLPPIFTQSEGKASPSSTLKQMLAEKLECGPDDIVGLDLALYDTQPGSLGGAQEEFIFSPRLDNLASCHAATMALVESPEEVETSRIVICYDHEEVGSGSAQGAVSPFLRDLLERSMQTPGREAFLRALSRSFCISADMAHAVHPNYSDQHDSQHLPQLNKGPVIKWNSNQKYATDGKTCAQFDALCQKAGVPLQKFAIRSDLMCGSTIGPITASTLGIPTVDVGSPMLSMHSIREMSGSLDHEYVTRAFREYFSR, from the coding sequence ATGAATAAGACAAAAGAGGCGCCCTATGCCCAAAGTCGGCAATTACTGAGTTTTATCAATTCGGCGCCGACGCCCTTTCATGCCGTGTCGGCGCTGGTGCAGCTTTTGAAGCCTCGCGGTTTTGTCGAATTGAAGGAAGGCGAAGCCTGGAGCTTGAAAAAGGGCGGTCGCTACTATGTGATCAGGAACGGCGCCTCAATCGCGGCCTTCACCATTGGCATGCGCACTCCAGAGGAGACGGGCTTTCACATTATCGGCGCGCACACGGACAGTCCCAATTTGCGGCTGAAGCCGAATCCTGAATATCAAAAAAGCGGCTACGTTCAATTGGGCGTCGAAGTTTATGGAGGCGCTCTGCTGGCTTCTTGGACGGATCGCGATTTGTCGCTGGCAGGGCGCGTCGTTCACCGTAGTTCGGATGGAATACGAGAAGGTCTGCTTCGTTTTGACCGACCTATGCTAAGAATCCCGCAATTGGCGATTCATCTGAATCGGGAGGTGAACGATAAGGGTTTGCTTCTCAACAGACAACTTCACTTACCTCCAATATTTACGCAGTCGGAGGGGAAGGCGTCGCCGTCTTCCACGTTGAAACAAATGCTGGCTGAAAAACTGGAGTGTGGTCCGGACGATATCGTCGGTCTGGATCTGGCCCTGTACGACACCCAACCGGGTTCGCTCGGCGGCGCTCAGGAGGAATTTATTTTCTCTCCGCGTCTCGATAATCTGGCTTCCTGTCATGCGGCTACGATGGCGCTGGTGGAATCGCCTGAAGAGGTCGAGACCTCGCGCATTGTCATTTGCTACGATCATGAAGAGGTGGGAAGCGGGTCGGCGCAGGGCGCAGTCTCTCCATTTCTAAGGGATTTGCTCGAACGCTCGATGCAAACGCCGGGGCGGGAAGCGTTTCTACGCGCTCTGTCCCGTTCCTTTTGTATTTCGGCGGACATGGCGCATGCGGTGCACCCAAACTACTCGGATCAACACGACTCGCAACACTTGCCGCAATTGAACAAGGGGCCGGTGATCAAATGGAATTCAAACCAGAAATACGCGACGGATGGCAAAACCTGCGCGCAGTTCGACGCGCTTTGTCAGAAGGCGGGGGTTCCGCTTCAGAAATTTGCGATTCGTTCGGATCTGATGTGCGGAAGCACGATAGGTCCCATCACCGCGTCCACGCTGGGCATTCCCACGGTGGACGTTGGAAGCCCGATGCTGTCAATGCATTCGATTCGAGAGATGTCGGGCAGTCTGGATCATGAATATGTGACCCGCGCGTTCAGAGAATATTTTTCGCGCTGA
- a CDS encoding biopolymer transporter ExbD: MQFRKEEDDNFALDLTPLIDVVFLLLIFFMVSTVFVDFNRRMDLTLPSSKASTPNEPSKQLNIEMTIDHKIYFSGAQVTVQQLEEMFAKMEPEKKKSAVIHADKGLSFGKVVEVMGVLNAEHVEDVSIAVK, from the coding sequence ATGCAATTCAGAAAAGAAGAGGATGATAATTTTGCTCTGGATCTGACGCCTCTGATCGACGTTGTTTTTCTCCTGCTGATTTTTTTTATGGTGTCCACGGTGTTTGTTGATTTCAACCGACGCATGGACCTGACCCTGCCCAGTTCCAAAGCCTCCACTCCGAACGAACCTTCGAAACAATTGAATATTGAAATGACCATCGATCACAAGATTTATTTTTCGGGAGCGCAGGTCACCGTTCAGCAATTGGAGGAAATGTTCGCCAAGATGGAACCGGAGAAGAAAAAATCGGCGGTCATCCACGCGGACAAAGGGCTGTCCTTTGGCAAGGTTGTGGAGGTGATGGGCGTCCTCAACGCTGAACACGTTGAAGACGTCAGTATCGCAGTCAAATAA
- a CDS encoding MotA/TolQ/ExbB proton channel family protein, with product MHRFFKAVAPVLLAGVSEIIPSTAFAAEGTPSWGLLSIIEKGGFMMYPIIFCSILMVGISMERAYNLRRSNIVNPDFLESVRDQWDWRDVQLGLKLCNAYDNSLARILKAGLLRFGGRLDEIEGAIEGAGQHEASLMNSNLRVLGAVANITPMMGLLGTVFGMIKAFDVISQSGTGNPGLVASGISEALITTAAGMVVGIPALALYHYFRGKIDRYVFEMEEISFQLVEELSYEAVRQKKPRPRKRAGRPGIDPASPKNPGVEPASVVK from the coding sequence ATGCACCGTTTTTTTAAAGCAGTTGCGCCAGTCTTGTTAGCGGGCGTTAGTGAAATTATTCCCTCAACGGCGTTTGCCGCAGAGGGGACGCCATCCTGGGGCCTGCTGTCGATCATTGAGAAAGGCGGTTTCATGATGTATCCCATCATTTTCTGTTCGATTTTGATGGTGGGAATATCTATGGAACGCGCTTATAACTTGCGCCGTTCCAATATTGTCAATCCGGATTTTCTTGAAAGCGTCCGGGATCAATGGGACTGGCGGGATGTGCAATTGGGGCTGAAACTTTGCAACGCTTACGATAATTCCCTGGCGCGCATCCTCAAGGCGGGCTTGTTGCGTTTTGGCGGTCGGCTGGATGAAATTGAAGGCGCCATCGAAGGGGCGGGACAGCATGAAGCCTCCCTGATGAATTCCAATTTGAGAGTGCTGGGCGCCGTCGCTAACATCACGCCGATGATGGGCCTGCTGGGTACGGTGTTTGGAATGATCAAAGCCTTCGACGTGATTTCCCAGAGCGGTACGGGCAATCCGGGTTTGGTGGCGAGCGGTATTTCTGAAGCTTTGATCACCACGGCGGCAGGCATGGTGGTCGGAATTCCTGCATTGGCCTTGTATCATTATTTCAGAGGCAAGATCGACCGTTATGTATTTGAGATGGAGGAGATTTCATTTCAACTGGTCGAGGAGCTTTCCTATGAAGCAGTTCGACAGAAAAAACCGCGTCCCAGAAAACGCGCTGGAAGACCGGGCATTGATCCGGCGTCTCCAAAAAATCCCGGAGTGGAACCGGCTTCGGTGGTGAAATAA
- the bamD gene encoding outer membrane protein assembly factor BamD, with protein MNSFRYKKLVSLTLALILLFSGAVACDKKKKRFELPADELLAKGKLFMKNHNSLKAREAFEQILEEYPNSAERIPALMLLADVHYNDEEFQESKFHYVKFTQQHPAHKHVDRAFYYSAMSDYRQMDIAARDQTYTEKAIEEFEKLLKSFPDSRFAEDSKRKIQECKDTLALNIFQIGKFYFRTQSYQAAIGRFRRVMAEYPDQSYIDEAMYLMGESYYKEQNFEESQKIFKELLTKYPRSKFSLELKKRIKTTR; from the coding sequence ATGAATTCATTCAGATACAAGAAACTTGTCAGTTTAACCCTTGCGCTCATCCTCCTGTTCTCAGGCGCTGTCGCCTGCGACAAGAAAAAGAAACGTTTCGAGCTTCCCGCCGACGAATTGCTCGCCAAAGGCAAGCTGTTCATGAAAAACCATAATTCCCTGAAAGCCCGGGAAGCTTTCGAACAGATTTTGGAAGAATACCCGAATAGCGCCGAACGGATTCCCGCCCTCATGCTTCTGGCCGACGTTCATTATAATGACGAGGAATTCCAGGAATCCAAATTTCATTACGTTAAATTCACGCAACAGCATCCGGCCCACAAACATGTAGACCGGGCTTTTTATTATTCCGCAATGTCGGACTACCGGCAAATGGATATCGCCGCGCGCGACCAGACCTATACAGAAAAGGCCATCGAAGAATTTGAAAAACTGTTGAAGAGTTTCCCAGACAGCCGATTTGCCGAAGATTCCAAACGTAAAATCCAGGAGTGCAAAGACACCCTGGCTCTCAATATTTTTCAGATAGGAAAATTTTATTTTCGCACCCAGTCCTATCAGGCCGCCATCGGACGTTTTCGGCGCGTCATGGCCGAATACCCCGATCAATCCTATATAGACGAAGCCATGTATCTGATGGGAGAATCCTATTATAAAGAACAGAATTTTGAAGAATCGCAAAAAATTTTTAAAGAATTGCTCACAAAGTACCCAAGAAGTAAATTCTCGCTTGAATTAAAAAAACGCATTAAAACCACTCGATAA
- a CDS encoding RNA polymerase sigma factor RpoD/SigA, with protein MTPKSPGKKTKKKSQLSGADALGRYMNDISRIQPLKREEEIALALKASDNNVEALQELIRRNLKYVVSVANKYRGFGMSIQDLIEEGNIGLVQAAKRFDPDRKVRFITYAVWWIRQAILHALADQAHTVRIPVKQAGKMSKIGRSIKGLTQSLDREPTQTELARDMGLKEEEIENILRAYRTGVSLDSPLKGDVETPYIDLLESADAIPFDDQIMKDTLRDKIDVLLKDLSEREETILRLRFGFNGDSKTLEEIGLELGLSRERVRQIEKKAKNKLKLKSKSLGIEDQD; from the coding sequence ATGACCCCAAAGTCACCGGGTAAAAAAACTAAAAAGAAATCTCAACTCTCAGGAGCCGATGCGCTGGGCCGATACATGAACGATATCAGCCGAATCCAACCTCTCAAGAGAGAGGAAGAAATCGCTCTGGCCCTGAAAGCATCGGACAACAACGTCGAAGCCCTGCAGGAACTCATTCGCAGGAACCTGAAATACGTCGTCAGTGTCGCAAACAAGTACCGTGGCTTTGGCATGTCTATTCAAGACCTGATAGAAGAAGGCAACATTGGACTGGTGCAGGCCGCAAAACGCTTTGACCCGGACCGCAAGGTCCGCTTCATCACCTACGCCGTCTGGTGGATTCGCCAGGCAATCCTGCACGCTCTGGCCGACCAGGCCCACACCGTCAGAATCCCCGTGAAACAGGCGGGGAAAATGTCCAAAATCGGCAGATCCATCAAAGGCCTCACGCAATCGCTGGACCGGGAACCGACGCAAACAGAACTTGCCAGAGACATGGGACTCAAGGAAGAAGAGATCGAAAATATCCTGCGCGCCTACCGCACCGGGGTCTCGCTCGACAGCCCGCTCAAAGGCGACGTTGAAACGCCGTATATCGACCTGCTCGAAAGCGCCGACGCGATTCCTTTCGACGACCAGATCATGAAGGACACCCTCCGCGATAAAATCGACGTCCTCCTGAAAGACCTCAGCGAACGGGAAGAAACGATTTTACGCCTTCGCTTCGGGTTCAATGGAGACTCCAAAACTCTGGAAGAAATTGGCCTGGAACTGGGGCTATCCAGAGAACGGGTTCGCCAGATTGAGAAAAAAGCGAAGAATAAATTAAAACTCAAATCCAAGTCGCTGGGAATCGAAGACCAGGACTGA
- the plsY gene encoding glycerol-3-phosphate 1-O-acyltransferase PlsY: protein MELTLIIFLSYFLGSIPFGVVVARSQKINLQEHGSGNIGATNAGRVLGKKAGLITLTGDVLKGIAAVAIADIWLGTSIAIALAGLFAFIGHLFSVFLKFKGGKGVATGIGILAYAMPFTALSAIGIFGASLWVCRYVSLSSILASLSAPVFALFFHEPSPYVYLSTIVSLLIIARHRSNIERLVAGTESKFAQK, encoded by the coding sequence ATGGAATTAACGCTCATCATTTTTTTATCGTATTTTCTCGGCTCCATTCCCTTTGGAGTTGTGGTTGCGCGCAGCCAAAAAATCAACCTGCAGGAACACGGAAGCGGCAATATCGGAGCAACCAACGCCGGTCGCGTGCTTGGGAAAAAAGCCGGCCTCATCACTCTCACAGGCGACGTGTTGAAAGGCATCGCCGCCGTGGCCATCGCCGATATCTGGCTTGGAACCTCCATAGCGATTGCCCTCGCCGGACTGTTCGCCTTCATCGGGCATTTGTTCTCTGTCTTTTTAAAATTCAAGGGCGGCAAGGGAGTCGCCACCGGTATTGGCATACTGGCTTACGCCATGCCCTTCACCGCCCTGTCCGCGATCGGGATATTCGGCGCAAGCCTGTGGGTTTGCCGCTATGTTTCCCTGAGCTCCATTCTGGCTTCGCTCAGCGCTCCTGTTTTTGCGCTTTTCTTCCATGAGCCGTCTCCCTATGTCTATCTTTCAACGATTGTCAGCCTGCTCATCATCGCCCGGCACCGGAGCAATATCGAGCGTCTCGTTGCTGGAACGGAAAGTAAATTTGCGCAAAAATAG
- a CDS encoding PAS domain-containing protein: MPKKAKSKSSSAKPTKKSDSKSPRVALKKSRSKTKVKKTTAGTASKPKQVVRVITSTLHSFPIVGVGASAGGLEALEEFFANFPANPDVAFVIITHQQPNRHSLLPELLGKCTNMAVSEITDGLKVKPNCVYLSPPGKNVAISKKTFQLSDCPLPRGSSLPIDFFLNSLAEDQKGNAICIILSGIGTDGTLGLRAIKGESGMSMAQEGSTAKFNGMPNSAFTTGLVDYILPPGKMPSQLIKYIQHSPLKSEVASSAVDLFAESEIQKIIMLLKKKNGNDFSMYKLNTVRRRIERRMAIHHFKEFKEYTKFFEKNASEASVLFNELLIGVTSFFRDADSFDYLKKKILPAALKSKKEGETFRVWAPGCSSGEEVYSLAILLRECLDTLNKRINIQIFGTDLDPHAIDAARAGLYPEGIAANVSSERLQSFFQKEDDSYRIRKDIRETAIFAQQNVTQDPPFTKLDLISCRNLLIYLNNSLQGRIISLFHYSLNPGGVLFLGSSETTGRKSNLFQPINKKWRFYTRNEVANSMPASSVGAFSGSVTKSNQNDLSPKVQIGRVDTQAVRTLAEKYMVKHLLPSGVVVDSRGEIFHIHGKTGQFLEHTSGVPSLNVLTMVRDELKVDLASSLRQASHAQKSVIVKGTTTSINGKDVFVNLTVHSISDLESLQALYLVTFEIAEPSRITGKTGAGKSQSQKEYASIVEKLKKELQYTRESLQRTIEELEATNEELKSTNEELQSTNEELQSSNEEIETSKEEMQSLNEELQTTNSELQSKIDEYSQANDDMNNLLNSTNIATIFLDSDLRIKRFTTEAKKVIHLIASDIGRPVSDIVSKLKYDRISEDFREVLDTLVYKEVEVQTSESLWYQIRIFPYRTSENKIDGLVVTFSEITKLKEADMLLKKIQSN, encoded by the coding sequence ATGCCCAAAAAAGCAAAGTCTAAGAGTTCAAGCGCCAAGCCCACCAAAAAATCAGATTCCAAATCTCCTCGTGTGGCGCTCAAAAAAAGCAGATCCAAAACTAAAGTAAAAAAAACGACAGCGGGTACAGCTTCAAAACCGAAGCAAGTCGTCCGTGTCATAACGTCGACGCTCCATTCTTTTCCGATTGTGGGGGTTGGCGCCTCTGCGGGCGGCTTGGAGGCTCTTGAAGAATTCTTTGCCAATTTTCCCGCCAATCCTGACGTGGCTTTCGTAATAATCACTCATCAACAGCCGAATCGACATTCACTCTTGCCAGAGTTACTCGGTAAATGCACGAATATGGCTGTCTCAGAGATAACAGACGGATTAAAAGTTAAGCCTAATTGCGTTTATTTGAGTCCACCTGGAAAAAACGTTGCGATTTCAAAAAAAACTTTTCAGCTTTCGGATTGTCCGCTTCCGCGCGGTTCCTCGTTGCCCATAGATTTCTTTTTGAATTCTCTGGCTGAAGACCAGAAAGGCAATGCCATTTGTATTATTCTTTCAGGCATCGGAACCGACGGCACTCTGGGCTTGCGGGCGATCAAGGGTGAATCTGGTATGTCGATGGCCCAGGAGGGGAGTACCGCGAAATTTAACGGAATGCCCAACAGCGCCTTTACGACCGGATTGGTTGACTACATCCTGCCTCCGGGGAAAATGCCTTCGCAACTTATAAAATACATTCAACATTCTCCTCTGAAATCAGAAGTAGCGTCTTCTGCAGTCGATCTATTTGCAGAGAGCGAAATTCAAAAAATAATTATGCTGTTGAAGAAAAAAAACGGCAACGATTTTTCGATGTACAAACTCAATACCGTGCGCCGCCGGATTGAAAGGCGCATGGCGATTCATCATTTTAAAGAGTTCAAAGAGTACACGAAATTTTTTGAGAAAAACGCTTCGGAAGCCTCAGTTCTGTTCAATGAGCTCCTTATTGGAGTCACTTCCTTTTTTCGGGATGCTGACTCTTTCGACTATCTGAAGAAAAAAATTCTTCCTGCGGCGTTGAAGTCCAAGAAAGAAGGAGAGACTTTCCGCGTCTGGGCGCCTGGTTGTTCCAGTGGAGAAGAAGTGTATTCTTTGGCTATCCTTTTGAGAGAATGCCTGGATACATTGAACAAAAGGATTAATATCCAGATTTTTGGCACGGATCTGGACCCACATGCCATTGATGCGGCAAGGGCGGGCTTGTATCCTGAGGGAATCGCCGCGAATGTGTCTTCTGAACGCTTGCAGAGCTTTTTTCAAAAAGAAGACGATAGCTATCGCATAAGAAAAGATATCCGGGAAACGGCTATTTTTGCCCAACAAAACGTCACTCAGGACCCTCCCTTCACAAAGCTGGATTTGATTTCCTGTCGGAATCTGTTGATCTACCTGAATAACAGCCTTCAAGGCAGAATCATCTCGCTTTTCCATTATTCCCTGAACCCCGGCGGCGTCCTTTTTCTAGGGAGTTCAGAAACAACGGGGCGCAAGTCTAATTTGTTTCAACCAATCAATAAAAAGTGGAGATTTTATACAAGAAATGAAGTTGCGAATTCAATGCCAGCAAGTTCTGTAGGCGCTTTTTCGGGGAGTGTTACTAAATCGAATCAAAATGATTTAAGTCCCAAAGTCCAAATCGGAAGAGTGGACACGCAAGCCGTTCGAACCCTGGCTGAAAAGTATATGGTCAAACATCTTTTGCCATCAGGCGTGGTTGTTGACAGTCGTGGAGAGATTTTCCATATTCATGGGAAAACGGGACAATTTCTCGAGCACACCTCAGGAGTCCCAAGCCTTAACGTGCTCACGATGGTTCGCGATGAGTTGAAAGTTGATTTGGCAAGCTCGCTGAGACAGGCGTCTCATGCACAGAAATCTGTCATCGTTAAGGGCACGACGACTTCAATCAACGGCAAAGACGTCTTCGTGAATCTAACCGTGCATAGCATCAGCGACCTTGAGAGCCTCCAGGCTCTGTATCTGGTGACATTTGAAATCGCCGAACCATCCAGAATTACCGGGAAGACCGGGGCCGGCAAATCTCAATCTCAAAAAGAATACGCCTCTATTGTTGAAAAGCTTAAGAAAGAATTGCAATACACCAGGGAGAGTCTGCAAAGAACGATTGAAGAGCTGGAAGCAACGAATGAAGAATTGAAATCGACCAACGAAGAGTTGCAGTCCACAAATGAAGAGTTGCAAAGCTCGAATGAAGAGATCGAAACGTCTAAAGAAGAAATGCAGTCGCTGAATGAAGAATTACAGACGACCAACTCAGAACTGCAAAGCAAGATCGATGAGTATTCTCAGGCAAATGACGATATGAACAACCTGCTAAACAGCACTAATATTGCTACCATCTTTCTGGATAGCGATCTGCGTATAAAACGGTTCACCACAGAAGCAAAAAAAGTCATTCATTTAATCGCGTCCGACATCGGGCGACCCGTCAGCGATATTGTTTCCAAACTCAAATACGACAGAATTTCAGAAGATTTCCGGGAAGTTCTGGACACGCTTGTCTATAAAGAGGTGGAAGTTCAAACCTCCGAATCGCTCTGGTACCAGATTCGTATTTTCCCTTACCGCACCTCCGAAAACAAAATCGATGGTTTGGTTGTCACCTTCTCTGAGATCACTAAACTCAAGGAGGCGGATATGCTATTGAAAAAAATACAGTCCAACTGA
- a CDS encoding PepSY domain-containing protein, which translates to MAVKRARLAARRLWKQTHLYLGLVLGLPFVLVGLTGSCIVFDHRLDEWLNADLLTTNNRGVAQSLDAVVGAARRVVSFEPSSISIAMPRREGAAFVVRLRDSAVDGLPRTMEIMVDPVSGRVLGQRIKDDHLMSLVYDLHWRLLLDEPGRILVGITGLCMIVSIATGLYLWWPSPGKWKRSLKFYKGARPKRFNFDLHRLFGVYSTLVVFVVVFSGVTMSLPGLVEPVVKIFSPLTFEYPSHLKSSIPKNANMISFEEAERKARAVFPDADLQYIYFPDNAEGFIQATLRSPGEVRRTGGASRVYMDAYTGEALLIQRPEEMTAGDVFMEWQFPLHNGEAFGLPGRVIVFISGLLPLILYITGVRIWMNQRRGI; encoded by the coding sequence GTGGCTGTGAAACGCGCTCGACTGGCCGCGCGTCGATTGTGGAAACAAACGCATCTTTACCTTGGGCTTGTGCTGGGACTGCCCTTTGTTCTGGTTGGATTGACGGGAAGTTGCATCGTCTTTGACCATCGTCTGGATGAGTGGCTGAATGCGGACCTGTTGACGACAAACAATCGTGGTGTCGCTCAATCCCTGGATGCTGTTGTAGGCGCGGCGCGTCGGGTTGTTTCGTTTGAACCGTCTTCAATCTCCATAGCGATGCCGAGAAGGGAGGGGGCGGCTTTCGTCGTGCGACTGCGCGATTCTGCGGTGGACGGTTTGCCCCGCACGATGGAAATCATGGTAGACCCGGTCAGCGGACGGGTGTTGGGCCAACGCATTAAAGACGATCATTTGATGAGCCTCGTCTACGATTTGCACTGGCGGCTCTTGCTCGACGAGCCGGGGCGGATACTGGTCGGGATCACCGGATTGTGCATGATCGTATCCATTGCGACGGGTCTGTACCTTTGGTGGCCATCGCCCGGCAAGTGGAAACGTTCCCTGAAATTTTATAAGGGAGCCAGGCCCAAGCGTTTCAATTTTGACCTGCACCGCTTGTTCGGCGTTTACTCGACTCTGGTTGTGTTCGTCGTTGTGTTCTCTGGCGTGACGATGAGCCTGCCAGGGCTTGTCGAACCGGTCGTCAAAATATTCTCACCTCTCACCTTTGAGTACCCCTCTCATCTAAAATCTTCAATCCCGAAGAACGCGAATATGATCTCCTTTGAGGAAGCCGAGCGGAAGGCCCGCGCTGTTTTCCCCGACGCCGATCTTCAATATATTTATTTTCCGGATAACGCGGAGGGTTTCATTCAGGCAACCTTGCGCAGTCCGGGAGAGGTGCGTAGAACCGGAGGCGCCAGCCGGGTCTATATGGATGCCTACACAGGCGAGGCGCTGCTGATCCAGCGACCGGAAGAGATGACGGCGGGAGATGTCTTCATGGAATGGCAGTTTCCCTTGCACAATGGAGAAGCCTTCGGCCTGCCCGGCAGGGTGATCGTCTTCATCTCCGGATTGCTTCCATTGATTTTGTATATTACGGGAGTCAGAATCTGGATGAATCAGCGCCGTGGAATATAA